A region from the Vicia villosa cultivar HV-30 ecotype Madison, WI linkage group LG3, Vvil1.0, whole genome shotgun sequence genome encodes:
- the LOC131662464 gene encoding HVA22-like protein f isoform X2 — MLLFPLYSSMRAIESPSTLDDQQWLTYWVLYSFITLFELSFYKILPWFPIWPYMKLVFCMWLVLPMFNGASFLYENYVRQYVKNIGNYGGFNKYQEEQKKVLQMISLDARKAVERYIDRFGPDAFERVIKVAEKEARKH, encoded by the exons ATGCTTCTTTTTCCATT ATACTCATCAATGAGGGCGATTGAGAGTCCTTCAACCTTAGATGATCAGCAGTGGCTAACATATTGGGTTTTATACTCCTTCATAACCCTCTTTGAGCTTTCATTTTACAAGATCTTACCATG GTTTCCCATTTGGCCATACATGAAGCTTGTGTTTTGTATGTGGCTGGTATTACCAATGTTCAATGGAGCTTCATTTCTATATGAGAATTATGTGAGACAATATGTAAAAAATATAGGAAATTATGGAGGTTTCAATAAGTATCAAGAGGAACAAAAGAAAGTCCTTCAAATGATTAGCTTGGATGCAAGAAAAGCTGTTGAACGTTACATAGATAGATTTGGACCTGATGCATTTGAGAGAGTAATCAAAgtg GCTGAGAAAGAAGCAAGGAAGCACTAA
- the LOC131662464 gene encoding HVA22-like protein f isoform X1, whose product MGVLASMARNLDTIIGPGVMLLFPLYSSMRAIESPSTLDDQQWLTYWVLYSFITLFELSFYKILPWFPIWPYMKLVFCMWLVLPMFNGASFLYENYVRQYVKNIGNYGGFNKYQEEQKKVLQMISLDARKAVERYIDRFGPDAFERVIKVAEKEARKH is encoded by the exons ATGGGGGTCCTTGCAAGTATGGCAAGAAATTTGGATACAATAATAGG GCCCGGAGTAATGCTTCTTTTTCCATT ATACTCATCAATGAGGGCGATTGAGAGTCCTTCAACCTTAGATGATCAGCAGTGGCTAACATATTGGGTTTTATACTCCTTCATAACCCTCTTTGAGCTTTCATTTTACAAGATCTTACCATG GTTTCCCATTTGGCCATACATGAAGCTTGTGTTTTGTATGTGGCTGGTATTACCAATGTTCAATGGAGCTTCATTTCTATATGAGAATTATGTGAGACAATATGTAAAAAATATAGGAAATTATGGAGGTTTCAATAAGTATCAAGAGGAACAAAAGAAAGTCCTTCAAATGATTAGCTTGGATGCAAGAAAAGCTGTTGAACGTTACATAGATAGATTTGGACCTGATGCATTTGAGAGAGTAATCAAAgtg GCTGAGAAAGAAGCAAGGAAGCACTAA